DNA from Synechococcus sp. CBW1108:
GCTGGCCCTGGATCCGGAGCAGCTGCGGGAGTTGGCCCGGCAGCCTGGCGGGCTAGGGCGTACCCAGTTGGACAGTCGCTGGGATGGGGAAGCCCAGCGGGTGCGCAGCGAACGCTGCCTCTGCCTTGGATCGCTGGTGTTGGAACGCCAGCCCTGGAACGGTGCCGATCCCGAGGCCATCGGCAGGGCGCTGCTGGATGGGCTGCGGCAGCTGGGATTGGAGGCGCTGCCCTGGGATCGCTCCAGCCGCCAACTTCAACACCGCCTCAGCATGGCCCACCAACACCTCGGCGATCCCTGGCCCAATCGCAGCCAGGCCTGGCTGCTCTCCGAACTGGAGACCTGGCTCGGGCCCCGGCTCCCGGGCCTGCGCAGCCGCGACGATCTGCAGACAATCCCCCTGGAGGAGGCGCTCTGGGGCGACTGCCCCTGGAGCCTGCGCCCCCAGCTGGAGCGGCTCTTGCCGGCGGGCCTGACCGTGCCCTCCGGTCGCAGGGTGGAGCTGGACTACAGCAGCGGCCTGCCGGTGCTGGCCGTGAAATTGCAGGAGCTCTTCGGGGCCAGCGCCAACCCCACGGTGCTCGGGGGCAAGCTGGCCGTGACCGTGCAGCTCCTTACCCCGGCGGGGAGGCCCGCGGCCGTCACCCAGGACCTGGCGGGCTTCTGGCAGGGCGGCTACCAGGAGGTGCGCAGGCAACTGCGGGGGCGCTATCCCAAACACCCTTGGCCAGAAGATCCGAGCCAGGCCCAGGCCACTGCCCTGACCAAGTCCCAGGCGAGCCGATTGCCGTAGTCGCCCCCATGGGCTCCCGGCCCAGGGCTGGTCCAAACTGGCAGCTTCTCGAATGCACCGCTTGGCTCGCTTCTACGTGAAGAACCGCCGCGATGGGTCGAGGCTGCTCAGCACTGCCCTGGTGATCTGTGCTGCGGGCCTGATCCGAATCGACCAACCGATCGGCCAGGCGGTTGCCCTTGGGGCGGGCCTGATCAGCGCCTACTGGTGGCATTGCTACCGCCAACTCCAGCAATGACAGGATCGGGCGACAGCCCCACCATCCCGCGCTACAGCGTTGCGGAGCTAAATGGGGCCGTGGCCAGCCTGCTGGAGCGAGGCTTTGCGCCCCGCTTTCTGCTGGATGCCACCGTCAGCAGACCCCAGCTCAAGAAGGGCCATCTCTGGATGACCTTGGTCGATGGTCAGGCCTCGATCACGGCGGTGGTGTGGGCCTCCCAGCTGGCCAGGCTCAGTTTCGTACCGGCCGATGGGGACGGCGTGGTGGTGGTGGGCAAGCTGAATTTTTGGAGCAGTCGGGCCAGCCTCTGCGTCCAAGCCCTGGAGATTCGGCCCAGCCTCAGCAGCGTGCTGCGCCAATTTGAGCAGGTGCGCGACCAGCTGGCCCGCGAAGGGCTCCTGGATCCGGCCCGCAAAAGGCCCCTGCCCCCCTTCCCGCAACGCATCGCCCTGCTGACGAGCTGCCCCAGCTCGGCATTGGCCGACATGCTGCGCACGGCCGCCGAGCGCTGGCCCGCCACCCGGCTGCTGGTGGTTCCGATTCCAGTGCAGGGGCCCGTCCAAAGGCAAATCGAAGAGGCCTTGATACGGGTCGGCAATCAGGCCGAAGCGATGGGCATCGAAGCCGTGGTGCTTGCCCGCGGCGGGGGCAGCCGGGAGGATCTGGCGGTCTTTGACCACCAGGAGCTGGCCCTCTGCCTGGCCAACTGCCCGGTGCCCGTGGTGAGCGGCATTGGCCATGAAGATGACACCACCATCGCCGACCTGGTGGCCGACCTGCGGGCGGCTACACCTACGGCCGCCGTGGTGGCCCTGCTGCCCGACCAGGTAACGGTCCGCCAAGGGCTGCGGCAACAGGCCGTCCATCTGGGACAGCTGGGAAGGGCGCGGCTCCAAGGGGAACGCCAGCGTCTCGGCCACCAGCGTGAACGACTGGAAATCCTGCATCCGCGCAGCCTGCTGGCGGCCAGACGGGCCGGCCTGCTGCATGCGCAGCAATTGCTAAAAGCCCTCTCACCCCAGCATCAGCTGGCAAGGGGATTCAGCCTGGTGCACAACGCCGATGGGCAGCTGGTGCGCTCAATCCAGCACCTAAAGCAAGGTGACCTGCTTGCGCTCCAGTTGGGCGATGGCCAAGTGGGCACGGAAGTGCGCGAGATTTACGGGCCCGCCGAACCGGTCGAGTCCTGAGCCATGCCCAAGGCCAAAAGCACCAAAAA
Protein-coding regions in this window:
- the xseA gene encoding exodeoxyribonuclease VII large subunit, whose amino-acid sequence is MTGSGDSPTIPRYSVAELNGAVASLLERGFAPRFLLDATVSRPQLKKGHLWMTLVDGQASITAVVWASQLARLSFVPADGDGVVVVGKLNFWSSRASLCVQALEIRPSLSSVLRQFEQVRDQLAREGLLDPARKRPLPPFPQRIALLTSCPSSALADMLRTAAERWPATRLLVVPIPVQGPVQRQIEEALIRVGNQAEAMGIEAVVLARGGGSREDLAVFDHQELALCLANCPVPVVSGIGHEDDTTIADLVADLRAATPTAAVVALLPDQVTVRQGLRQQAVHLGQLGRARLQGERQRLGHQRERLEILHPRSLLAARRAGLLHAQQLLKALSPQHQLARGFSLVHNADGQLVRSIQHLKQGDLLALQLGDGQVGTEVREIYGPAEPVES